Below is a genomic region from Erigeron canadensis isolate Cc75 chromosome 7, C_canadensis_v1, whole genome shotgun sequence.
TCCTCCAATACCTTTCACTGATATGATGTACAAGTTTTTGGCTCCGGTGTTGTCGGCGCAGttcaccgtcgccgccaccggAAGACCTAGTGACATCCGGAACTTGTTTCCGGCGGAACCTCCACGGCCTCGCTTTGACATGGTTGGTTGTTGATTGAAATGGAATGGAGCGGAGGCGgtgtgtttgtatatatatgtgtagatAGATATAGGTTTTTGTATGTATAGGTGTGTTACTAGGGTTTGGTGGATTTGGGCCTTTCTTTGGATTTGACAGTTATGGGCTGTATGTAGATAGtagtttgtattttttaatttttttttctctttttatttctcttggctttgtaaaataaaatgttttatcaaaaaaatacaAAGTTTTGACAGAAATTAAATTGTTGCATTGTGTTATAgcaaaattacaattttatcaTTACAAGACACACTTCTAAATAGATTATATGGAATATATATTCAAGCTAAATGGTAAAGTTGATTTTGAAAATGGGTAATAAGATAGAACATTTAAAATAaagtcttcttttttttttttaacaaaaaattggttttatgttaaatttatattttaaaatatacaagCTTAcaaattatgtttaaaatatatactatattatcgGCGTGATGAGGCATTGTAATGGCGACGTCAGCGGTGGTGCGACGACAAGTATTATAAgctattgatgtaaaaatgGTAGTGTACttattttaagatttaagaATAGATGCaagttaatttcattaaggtGTTTATAGGTATCTCAAgtaggtattatagatatatttttaaagtggaaatatctataatatctaCTTGAAATACAACCAATCGCCGCCGTCGCCGCCACCATCGCTGTCACTGCacgccaccgccgccgccgccaacACACGTTACCGCCGCATCACGCAAGTACTATTCTAGTTATGTTTAAAGAAGATATGTCTACATCACTCAAATCTTCACCCATGGCCAACAAAATTTCTACTTACTAAAATTTTGCTATGAAGTAACAAACATATGTTCTCAGGATGTGCGCTAATATATGCATGCTAACAAGTTATATACTTGGATTTTTCAAGAAGCAAAGCCAAAGGCTAATGACAACATAGGAGAAAAGCAAAGGGGTAATGAAAAGTAAAAGCGAGTCAAGGATTTATATAAACTATGATTAATTGGAAGGGGTGAACTTTAGATAATTCGTTCAGAATACAAAGTAAAATCAAGACGAATGGGTTTGACAGAAAACTGAACCAAGGGTGTCTACTGAAGATTGTTTAGTTATCGTTTGAACATAAAATGACATCAAATTCAAAgggaaaatgtatatatatcaaaagttcctgcaaatttttttattgaaaggCATACTTGACTCATACGAACCGATTATTTACACCAGCTGTCACAAGTGAGACTTCAACTTACAACCGCTGGGTTGACGGGTTACCCACAAGGCCACAATACCGTCAGGCACTCAGGCTAAAGGCCCCTTGCTTGAAGTTCAGCATAAGAAACCAGCTACAACCAATGGGAATGTTAGATGTGAGAACTTACGGATATGAGTTCATATATACATGCACCACTTGCAACAGCagaagtaaaaagtaaaaacacaaGTGTAGAGGTGGGTGGCTGGGTCAGGAATCTGGTCAAACTGAAACTTATGGTACCTACTTAATGCCCATAAAAAACTCTTGTCAAAGAACATTATAAAGACTTGATAActacaataataatactttAAAAGAAATCTGAATACTTACACAATTAGATGACATAATAAGTTACATCTTCCACCTTTGATCAACTAATAACAATCCATCACTTCCAAAACTGAACCCATATCTTGTTTCCAATATTTCTTTCAGCTATTAGAAAAGAATTCGAATATCATAAAAAGAATCACCTCGGTTGGATTTTGATCAATAAAAATGAGGATGTTTTAATTAAATCTAAACTAAAAAAcctattataattaattatacttacCATAAATTGATCCTTGAAAAAGAGGATGTTAAAgggcggtggttggtggtgattgtaggcggCGGTAATTGGAGAGGGTTTGGGGAAGAAAGGGTTGGGGTTTGGTTTGTTGAATGTTTGGGTTTTGAGAGGGGAAAGCTAGAGCAGAATAGAGCAGCGTCGCTGCGTGTGGTGACTGGTGAGGGGTTACAGGGGTATTTTaggaataaaataaatatgctTAAAATCTTAATTCCAAACCccttataagggtttatagatgtaactagattttagattcgtgtccaacactggacacgggatttaagatattatcattattaactagatcttcatacatttaagtcataaaagtttataattttgaatatatacggttctaagtgttatattttgcaacttgtagtacaataatcataggttcgtcactgtcattattatcCGAGACATactgatggaattgtttgccgtcgtaattccacaaggcacattttctttattattgaatattttgaaaccaattgtactcataatgtgatattattatgaaagataattaagaattaaaatataaacataattgtaATCTTgtacttaatattcaagtatatgtatttgatcatgatgcggacccataacacgcatagatttattttcaatcacctgtcttatgataattagatatcaattaagattgtttttatattctttgataataattaagactcttgattttaatgacaactgtaactttaaacattaatacgcaaagctaatatatataaaaataaaaagataaaactatgtaccttttttattgaaagataaaatgaatcttgaatggagttcatattgatttggatttagtattcaagtaacccttcgttgtaaatcgtgttttgttctgtgatcgtTTCAGgttctgtgattcctattgtgtttaggataataatattgtatatcatcatttgttattatgtttgtgatatgtatctagagttcaaattgtgtttatattaaatattaaactaagggaaatgattaatcatcctaacaaaatagcctaaaaattctcttaactattggattatgacatgtggaaaaataaggggcaagattaggaaagataattattggataccacatgtcattcTCTTAGAGTGTTAGGAGGATTAGTCATTTTCTTACatttgttaatattaatatttttaatttataaaaatgtaatcttatatttgttaataagtaattaggttttgaaataattttttgaatacaatattttatatgttgaaatattttagttaatcaaataattgtaaaaaattctctcaagttgatggctaaaattaaatataaattaagtatccagggctaaaaaatgtaaattattgatggaaaacaaaaaagtgtaaattaatgagactttttctacaaattaatataaatactaatataataatatatttggataatgattattatgatttttaatttgtagtaaatctaaatgatgacataagcgaaaatcaatttgatgaaattaagtgatttgattggttaataagtcattagttcaactgtattatagtatatatatatatatacatatatatataagatataagatCATGACACGTAAAATCAAAGAATTAAATTGGTTAAGAATGATTTGATTATActtatcatattttaaaatttataaaaatatcattaagATATTTAGTAAGATGATATATCATTTCCTTTGTTACTTGTTTAGTTGAATTGTTTTTGGGCTCTTATGGTTGATCCGCAACTGGTGGATATTCACCATACCGAAATGATGATCGACTATCAACAATTATTATGTAATCACGTCATAAGCATTACTTTTTAAGGATAAAAGATCCCTCTTTAGAAtgggttaaaacttaaaagacaaAAGGGTAAAACTTGGCTGTCCTTTTTCTTCAACTTGTTCAATTTGATGtggaaattttttttctaataaaaactataaaccGATTTCACGTTTTTAAAAAGTTGGAGTGGCCATATAAATAAAGGCTAATGCCCACTCCGACTAAAAACCCATATTTAACCTGTATGGCTGTATCAGACTTTTGTGTATCTTTGTATGGGCTAGTTTCTTAGTTCTTACTACatagttatttaaaaaattttaatagcCGTTAAATATAAACCCATATCTAATCAGGTTTTCAAGTTTAACAAAGTGTcatctaattttatttttagttttatatttctACTTATTAACTATAATACACttgaagataataataataaaaaataaccaCTGACTTCGTCTAAACCAACGAAAAATAATTCACGTTGAATCTTAACCCCGGTCTTCTGATGTCGAAAGAATGACCGGGTTAACACGATGTCCTTACGATGAACAGTCGCCCATCAATCAAAACATATACGCCCACCATTTTGTACTATGGCACAATAAGTTGTACATAACCAATTATTATGCAAGTTGCAAAGCACTCATTATCTCAAAAAGTAGTTCAAAGAAATATAATAAAGATTACTTTGTGAAATATACATAAAAGTTTAGAAGCAAAATCTATTatacctcttcttcttcttctttttttttttttttttttctttttctttttgaacagctCTATTCTACCTCTTGCATTGGGATTTTTGTCattgtattaaaaaataaaaaatgaaagaaaaatattgtTGCTTAGAATAATATGGTTTGAAATGGTTCTGATTTTATAAGCAAAAAAATtccttttgttttaattaaactGTAAAAATATATCCAATCCCATTTCACTATTTAAATGTAGATGAGAAAAAAGAAAGTTCTATGGGATTTACGAGTTATGAGAAAAAATTTACAACAATGAAATGAAACTATAATAAAACTTTAAGATTGAATGAAATAATTACAGAATGAAATGAAGGTGATAATGGAATTAGCAGGTAATTAATTGAGCCATTAgcattttttattaatgtttggCTGTTAAGatcaaatgaaataaaattaatgtaaagagaccaaaatatccaacatataaaaaaaggtagtgagttaaaaatatatttaaataaataaataaatttttcatgccattgtaatgttttattcattttatccttcattAATGCATACCAAACGCAACCCAACTATTTTTGTCACTAACAGTAACTTTGTGAGATTTTTGTGAAAGACTAAACAAACTATGAATAAACTATGCCTTTACTTTGAAttgataacttaataataaaaatatatgacgTCTCTTGGATAGTGATGAGTCTAatgatatacgagtatttaaataaaaaaactggAATATCCCATCTATCATCTCATTGGCACCTACCATTTTTAAAGTGTGCTCATTGCATATATTATTGGCCTACATACAtcaattttttatgatatagtTCATTATTTGTATTATGTGGTCGAATTATTAACTCCaatcaaatataatatattatttcattaaaattacatattaaactaataaaaatgaaaaaaaaatatcttttttatctttttcataaTCCGTACACCACCAAATTTTAATTGTCACCACCAAATACGCTAGAAATTGTTCAACACTTAAAACATGTCTAGTAACGTATGGCTAAAAACTGCTGATGGTGTACAGAATACATTGTCATATGTGTGTTTACAAGTGTACTTGCTTTACTTTTGTGAATAAgtttacttaataaataaaattattagaaATCATTGCATAAAACAATAGAAAGAGCGATTTATGTATACAAACTAACAAGAGATAAATAGTTTTTATAACACAACTTGCTTCATATCGTCATAATTTAAAATAAGCAGGTGTATGTATCTTGTTCTGCTGTAATCTGCATAATAAAACCAAAAAGAGCAGGTGTATTTATCTTGTTCTGCTGTTGTAtgcataataaattcaaaatctCATTGTATTGATCAAACTCACAAATTGATTGCTATCAGCCTTGAGCCTATCATATGTATCCACTCACTTCAACTAAATTTGGTAGCGTGACAGTCGTGAATTATCACATGAATACAAGAACAAAAACGAAACAAGTTTAATAGGTCTTTGAAGCACCTTGTCTATGTTTTGATTGAAAGTAGTTTCAGACAAATTgataaaaacttataagttataacgaGGTTTTCAAAACATAGACAAGGTGCTTCAAAGACTACATAAATTTAATGCCATTGAGTCATAACAAACAAGGTAACTTGGTGACAAAACATAACAAGACTTCAATgcaccaaaaacaaaaatgagtAGATGACCATGCTCACTGCAAGTCTTTGATTGTAGCAAAATTCATACCAACCAACACATTACGACTGAGTCATAAAAAAACAAGGTAAGACTAGTAACAACCATAAACCTCCAAATGACCACATCCTACACAATGGCATTAGCAGCACTGGCAATCCTAGGCCATAAATCAGCACACTCTTTTCCAATGGGTCCAGTAATTGCAGATCCTACAATAATTGAACACATAAAAACAAACAACGGTTATGGCAAATAGCATCCGTTGACCCACACATATACTAAGAAACAAATTCTGTAGAAAGGTTTCAACATAACAGAACCATCAGACCTATATGCATATACAAACATCAAGACCAAACATTggagaggtggcaaaatgggtaaaGATGGCAGTTTTGAAATGGGTCGAAACagtatatattttaaatcatACATATAAACAGTCATACGTCGGTTGAACTGCAGGCACCTAAATGTCCATGTTTCTAAAATAAGTTGATGAGCTAACTCTGATTCATCATCTTCCACACATAAACAAATGTCTGGTTCCAATTAACCATTATAAAGATCTCAACATCTTATTTATGCATATTAAACTTGACAGCACACAACCCTACATGCAAAGGTAGCACTTTAACTAAAATTACCTTTCATTTCTCCCTTGGGATTGACAATGACTCCAGCATTATCTGCAAAAAGACAAGAAAAAACGTAAAAATCCATATAAAgctaaatacaatacaaaatgTGTTGCACCTCTATAGCACCAAAATGAAGCCATTTACCAAAAGAATGTCAAGCGTAACTGAAACCCAACAGAAACTATATAGATACGCTTTTTAAATAATGACGATAAACTATTTTCATACCATAGTTAAGCAAGCCAAATACAAAGGTGATTTGGTGATAGAAAGATAAACCAAGATTTGCATATTGTAACCGGGTGGTGTTTGTTTTCAAAGAAGCATTTATTGAGCCATAAGTCCTACTTCACCATGCTTCTCCAACCCCACCACAAGAATCGCGTTCGCCCCACCCAACTCAACACAGTCAATCTGCAGCTGCTATGCAACAACCGCCTTTTCCCCTTTTTGTCTTTCTTGAAGACAAATCTAAAAAAGGGCAAGCGAACCCTCCACAACAATCCCACAAGTAGGACTAAGATTTTGTGAGGAAAAAAGCACACCTTGTTACACTTTTCTAAAGAAATTCTAACGTCAACTCCTCACTCCCTCTACCTCCCACTCCAGAAAAACTTAAGAGCACAGCAAAAAATTGCATAAATAGTAATCTGAAAGCATTAGCACTGGCATTGGCATTTTAAATCTTACAAGCTACTTTCAACAGTAAATATTTTATGGATTAACATCTTCTAATTGCTACATTAATATAATGAAATCAACTTTTTTTAGcaataaactataatacttCAAACTCCTTAAAGATCATAAACGCAAAAGTGGCAAGACAAAATTCACCACATGAAAGGCAAAGTCACCGTAAAAAAACATGTCAAAACGccttaaaatttcaaaaacattgcATATGGGTGCATTTTGTTTCTCAAAAAATGTAAAGGGTTGTAAATCTCTTCAAAACTACTAATAAATTTTTGGTACGGTGTTCGAATGTCTTCATTTTCAgtttagaaaacaaaagaaCTTTAAGTACctgataatcaaaataaaagtaaaaaacaagaGTTGGTTTTTAAATATGTAAAGAAAGGCTTCAAGCTTCCACGTTAATCCTTTCTTGGATTCATTGTTAGCAGTTCTCATTATCCTTCATCGCAACCAAAAAACACATTCACATTTAAAGTTTATAACCAAGAACCTTCAGATATCTTAATTCAGATATGCCATCATAATGCCACATCAACTAATCCATATCAATTTGAATAGAGAACTTACTCTATTCAATTTTAAGGTTAAAAAGCTTCATTAGCATGGTTCTATCTCAACCTATATTCCCCACCCAAAATGAATGTGATAATCACAAACACACCCTCTCCCACACCTGCGTCTACCATCCATCACCACAGCACACTGCCAAGAACAAcccaaaaaacacaaaaaaatagttGGACACCAATACTTTGCACGGGTAACAAGTCAGCCAACTAATTATGCTCTAAAGCTACCACCTTTTCAATCTAAGAGAGTGTTCGTTTTTGCTTATTGCGATGACTATGGCATtatcaacaacaaaacaagCTAGTTTTATGAGTTATCAGCTTATATCATGAGCTAGAGCTTATTTTACACTTACACAATACTCGTCCCATATTAATTGTCCAATTTTAACTTGTTCtgctttcaactttgaccgtaattATTTTTGCTTGTACtataacacttcatataaattaaatgatCGGATTGAGTTTTAAGTACACTTTTCATtaaaataactttcatcaactactatacaacacaaacaaagatatttatggtcaaaattgTAAGCATAagaattggacatttaatatgggacggagggataCTTATCAGGTGCTTATCGGTCATTTTACCATCTTAAACAACAAAAGTTAatacatattacatatacaaaactCAAATAGCTTATACAACAAAACTCAATGACTCATTAGatatacatattacatatacaaaataaaatacaatataatcaaagaatgttaaatatatataccttcAAAGTACATAAAAACACCGTCCTTTCGGCGCCACGGTTTACGTTGACGAACAATGACAGCTGGCATAACTTTCTTTCTCAAATCAGGTTTCCCTTTCTTAACAGTAGCCATAACCATATCTCCAACGCAAGCTTGCGGCAACCTGTTCAGCCTTCCTCCAATACCTTTCACTGATATGATGTACAAGTTTTTGGCTCCGGTGTTGTCGGCGCAGttcaccgtcgccgccaccggAAGACCTAGTGACATACGGAACTTGTTTCCGGCGGAACCTCCACGGCCTCGCTTTGACATGTTGGTTGTTGTTGATTGAAATGGAATGGAGTGGAGGCGGtgtgtttgtttatatatgtgtatagatATAGGTTTTTGTATGTATAGGTGTGTTACTAGGGTTTGGTGGATTTGGGCCTATGTTTGGATTTCAAGTTCATGGGCTGTAAAATGTAgatagtagttttttttttcctttcttcaaaataaatttttttgagaaaatacaaaggggaagggaatatgaggctgttaggcacctaagttgggtgaaaaacccctcacatacctttttttaagaggtaaaaatcatggggggtcatgtatttatttaaaatattaaaatattagtatgtgaggggtttttcacccaagttgggtacATAACAGCCTCGTACTCACTTTTCCCAAATACAAAACTATAACAGTTATAAAATTGTTGCGTTGTGTTATATCAACATTACAATATTAATGTTACCAAataccaatgttttaaataccggtaaataccggtcggtattaccggtaccggagaccacgccggtattttaagtccggtattttcactattcaataccggccggtatttccggtatacccggtattttccggtattaccataccggtatttccggtattttcaaaaaataaattttgatttttttaaaaaattatttttatgatactttaatgttattttttgttacttgtgaactttaaaacctatattttattatgaaatacatatttggtattaattttgagtaaattataattgcattttgactatttttattaaattgtaataagttttgtaagatttttacacaaaaaaatataataaattaaaaatagtcgtaccggccggtatttccggtattaccaaTAATACCGGTAATATTGGAAAAATTTTccacgccggtataactaaaataccggtttttaaaacattgccaAATACTGAAATACACTTTTAAAACTAGATTATCGGAAAAATATATTCAATATACTCATTTTGAAAGTGGACGTAATAACAAGACGAACACTCAAaagaaaggtttttttttcaataaaaattggtattttgttaaatgtataatttataatacacaaacttacaaattatgttttaaatctatactatattatagtCTTATGCCTGCGCGATGCGACTTTGTAATAGCGACTTTGtaaggaggtggtggtggaacGCGTCAATGGTGACGACGACGAGTATtataggttattgatgtaaaaaagaTTGTGTAATCATTTTAGGAATTAAAGgtaaatgaaaattaatttcattaagatcATTACactatattatagatatttctAAACTGGAGATAATAATATTTACTTGAAATACCACCAATCACCACCGCCAAGATCGTTGTTGCTGCACGCCATAATtacccatcaccaccaccaccaccaccaccattacatCTCCACCGCCGCTGCTACTGTTGCACGATACCACCTGTCACCGTCGCATCACGTAAAACTGTTAAGTTTAAAGAGTTGTAGATATGCCTACTGTCTATTTCACTCAAATCTTTACTCACGGCCTACAAAATTTCTACTCAACAATATTTTGCCATAAAGCAACAAGTATATGTTTTTAGCATGTGCGCTAATATATGCATGCTAGCAAGTTATATACTTGAATCTTTCAAGAAGCAAAACCAAAGGCTAATGACAACATAGGAGAAAAGCTAAGGGGTAACGGAAAGTAAAAGTGAGTTAAGGATTTATATAAACTATGATTAACTGGAAGGGGTGAACTTTAAGTAATTTGTTCAGAATACCAAGTAAAATCAAGACGAATGGGTCTGCCAGAAATCTGAACCAAGGGCGTCTACTGAAGATTGTTTGGTTGTCGTTTGAACATAAAACGACAACAAATTCAAgggaaaatgtatatatatcaaaagttcatgcaattttttttattgaaaggCGTACATGACTCGTAAGAACGGTTTATTTACACCAGCTGTCACAAGTGAGACTTCAACTTACAACCGCTTGGTTGACAGGTCACCCACAAGGCCCCAATACCATCAGGCAAAAGGCCCCTAGGTTAAAGTTCGGCATAAGAAACCAGCTACAACTAATGGGGTCCTAGATAAACCTTAATTTCATGAAAACGCCAACACTACAAAACTACTGAAGTCTACAGGTTATGAATCTAGTTGATACAAAAAGAGATGAAAAAACATCAAACACATGACGGGCATACAAAACTAACTTTAACAACCCATCTTAAAATAAGTCATCACCTACATACACAAGTTGCAAACGAAACACTACAAAGGTTTTAAACCACCCCAAAAGCAGGCCTTATGGTGGTGATAACCTGCGAGGCACATCTTGAATTCAATTGTATCTTCTTTTTCTGGTCCCTGGAATAAAAGAAAGAGAAGGACGTTAACCATAAATCCGAAAAGAGAGAGGATATAAAACCTTTCATCCCAATTTACTCCAAGAGCAAGAACCATAATTGCTAGAAGTGACAAAATTGCAAGTTTACTTCAGGTTACTTTTTATCTAAATTTAATATCTTTTTCTAAACATATCTTGTGCTATTTGAAACATAATATAAACCTTTGAATAAACAGTCACAAGAAATGTATGGATTAACATCATTGGTTTTCAGCTTGAAGTTTAAAACCGCTTGAGATAAAACACAACTGACATTGAAACATTCACAATTCAAGTACATGAATCAAACCTGTGCCCTGCTAATTTAGTAAAGCACTTTTTATATGACCCAAAAGTAGTATAagtggcaaaaaaaaaaaaaaaggttaaaataagATGTACCCTgatcaaataaatgattttggCAAAGTAAATACAACGGAATTTGAGCAATTGTACAATGTCCATATAAATTGCTGTAA
It encodes:
- the LOC122607501 gene encoding 60S ribosomal protein L23, producing MSKRGRGGSAGNKFRMSLGLPVAATVNCADNTGAKNLYIISVKGIGGRLNRLPQACVGDMVMATVKKGKPDLRKKVMPAVIVRQRKPWRRKDGVFMYFEDNAGVIVNPKGEMKGSAITGPIGKECADLWPRIASAANAIV